A part of Doryrhamphus excisus isolate RoL2022-K1 chromosome 8, RoL_Dexc_1.0, whole genome shotgun sequence genomic DNA contains:
- the trmt9b gene encoding probable tRNA methyltransferase 9B isoform X2, whose amino-acid sequence MMEEAASQLERDHVHSVYDKIAPYFNDSRYKAWPKVRQFLLDQPPGSIVADIGCGNGKYLDINKEVFKLGCDVCRPLVDFAWSRGHEVQMCDGLHLPYRDGCFDAVLSIAVIHHLSTKERRIRAIKEMARTLRAGGRIMIYVWAMEQKRRKFEKQDIFVPWNPNPLWPSTFKPRRRAAAQSVSEAIDGGDKHRKVRSTSSMGDEELAGAAPSQSTHKLWFFSRSLDSVFDFGSLAISRSSSRELSTLSSTGVENGGFTAGLRGRGLIKQFSSFFSPPSVIGSEDVFDSSTDLHKEPKDPDVKANRSVSLAHECGSLALPDLVPFQREHLREADEEGDDGLQQESTQSPQVDGSCLRYYHVFREGELAELINDHVEELRIQQAYFDHANWCVVAEKVEL is encoded by the exons ATGATGGAGGAGGCTGCCAGCCAGCTGGAACGAGACCATGTGCACAGCGTCTACGACAAGATTGCTCCCTATTTCAATGACAGCCGCTACAAGGCCTGGCCCAAGGTTCGACAGTTCCTGCTGGACCAGCCCCCTGGGAGCATCGTAGCCGACATCG GCTGTGGTAATGGCAAGTACCTCGACATCAACAAGGAGGTGTTCAAGCTGGGCTGCGACGTTTGTCGCCCCCTGGTGGACTTCGCCTGGAGTCGAGGACATGAGGTCCAGATGTGCGACGGGCTCCACTTGCCTTACAGAGACGGCTGCTTTGATGCTGTGCTCTCCATTGCAG TCATCCACCATTTGTCCACCAAAGAACGTCGTATCCGAGCAATAAAAGAGATGGCTCGCACGCTCCGAGCAGGGGGACGCATCATGATCTACGTGTGGGCAATGGAGCAGAAGCGTCGCAAATTTGAAAAGCAGGACATCTTCGTTCCGTGGAACCCCAACCCTCTTTGGCCCTCCACTTTCAAACCGAGACGGAGGGCAGCGGCACAGAGCGTAAGCGAAGCCATAGATGGCGGTGACAAGCACAGGAAGGTCAGAAGCACATCCTCCATGGGTGATGAGGAGCTCGCTGGCGCAGCACCTTCGCAGAGCACACACAAGCTCTGGTTCTTCTCCCGCTCCCTGGACTCTGTGTTCGATTTTGGAAGCTTGGCCATCTCTCGTTCTTCCTCCAGAGAGCTCAGCACTTTATCGTCGACGGGGGTGGAGAATGGGGGGTTCACGGCAGGGTTGCGGGGGCGAGGCCTCATCAAGCAGTTCTCCAGCTTCTTCTCGCCTCCGTCTGTCATCGGATCTGAGGATGTCTTCGACTCGAGCACAGATCTGCACAAGGAGCCCAAAGACCCAGACGTGAAAGCGAACCGGAGTGTCTCTTTAGCACATGAGTGTGGCTCTTTGGCACTGCCCGATCTCGTCCCTTTCCAGAGGGAGCACCTCAGGGAGGCTGACGAGGAAGGGGATGACGGGCTGCAGCAGGAAAGCACACAGAGTCCTCAGGTGGATGGCTCCTGCCTGAGGTACTATCATGTCTTCAGGGAAGGGGAGCTAGCCGAGCTGATCAACGATCATGTGGAGGAACTCCGCATCCAACAGGCTTATTTCGATCATGCCAACTGGTGCGTGGTGGCTGAGAAAGTAGAGCTGTGA
- the trmt9b gene encoding probable tRNA methyltransferase 9B isoform X1, whose protein sequence is MKCYIPFTSPSRRRDAARHLLMMEEAASQLERDHVHSVYDKIAPYFNDSRYKAWPKVRQFLLDQPPGSIVADIGCGNGKYLDINKEVFKLGCDVCRPLVDFAWSRGHEVQMCDGLHLPYRDGCFDAVLSIAVIHHLSTKERRIRAIKEMARTLRAGGRIMIYVWAMEQKRRKFEKQDIFVPWNPNPLWPSTFKPRRRAAAQSVSEAIDGGDKHRKVRSTSSMGDEELAGAAPSQSTHKLWFFSRSLDSVFDFGSLAISRSSSRELSTLSSTGVENGGFTAGLRGRGLIKQFSSFFSPPSVIGSEDVFDSSTDLHKEPKDPDVKANRSVSLAHECGSLALPDLVPFQREHLREADEEGDDGLQQESTQSPQVDGSCLRYYHVFREGELAELINDHVEELRIQQAYFDHANWCVVAEKVEL, encoded by the exons ATGAAGTGCTACATCCCATTCACCTCCCCTTCCCGCAGGCGTGATGCTGCGAGACATTTGCTCATGATGGAGGAGGCTGCCAGCCAGCTGGAACGAGACCATGTGCACAGCGTCTACGACAAGATTGCTCCCTATTTCAATGACAGCCGCTACAAGGCCTGGCCCAAGGTTCGACAGTTCCTGCTGGACCAGCCCCCTGGGAGCATCGTAGCCGACATCG GCTGTGGTAATGGCAAGTACCTCGACATCAACAAGGAGGTGTTCAAGCTGGGCTGCGACGTTTGTCGCCCCCTGGTGGACTTCGCCTGGAGTCGAGGACATGAGGTCCAGATGTGCGACGGGCTCCACTTGCCTTACAGAGACGGCTGCTTTGATGCTGTGCTCTCCATTGCAG TCATCCACCATTTGTCCACCAAAGAACGTCGTATCCGAGCAATAAAAGAGATGGCTCGCACGCTCCGAGCAGGGGGACGCATCATGATCTACGTGTGGGCAATGGAGCAGAAGCGTCGCAAATTTGAAAAGCAGGACATCTTCGTTCCGTGGAACCCCAACCCTCTTTGGCCCTCCACTTTCAAACCGAGACGGAGGGCAGCGGCACAGAGCGTAAGCGAAGCCATAGATGGCGGTGACAAGCACAGGAAGGTCAGAAGCACATCCTCCATGGGTGATGAGGAGCTCGCTGGCGCAGCACCTTCGCAGAGCACACACAAGCTCTGGTTCTTCTCCCGCTCCCTGGACTCTGTGTTCGATTTTGGAAGCTTGGCCATCTCTCGTTCTTCCTCCAGAGAGCTCAGCACTTTATCGTCGACGGGGGTGGAGAATGGGGGGTTCACGGCAGGGTTGCGGGGGCGAGGCCTCATCAAGCAGTTCTCCAGCTTCTTCTCGCCTCCGTCTGTCATCGGATCTGAGGATGTCTTCGACTCGAGCACAGATCTGCACAAGGAGCCCAAAGACCCAGACGTGAAAGCGAACCGGAGTGTCTCTTTAGCACATGAGTGTGGCTCTTTGGCACTGCCCGATCTCGTCCCTTTCCAGAGGGAGCACCTCAGGGAGGCTGACGAGGAAGGGGATGACGGGCTGCAGCAGGAAAGCACACAGAGTCCTCAGGTGGATGGCTCCTGCCTGAGGTACTATCATGTCTTCAGGGAAGGGGAGCTAGCCGAGCTGATCAACGATCATGTGGAGGAACTCCGCATCCAACAGGCTTATTTCGATCATGCCAACTGGTGCGTGGTGGCTGAGAAAGTAGAGCTGTGA
- the LOC131134598 gene encoding high mobility group nucleosome-binding domain-containing protein 3-like yields the protein MGKKKVTTEAAADETPVLRKSRRLSDKESQQPKPEPTKKVVKTKKVRGPAKDKSEETKEEPQDEKKDAPAEDGEAQAEEASAENGKEEKDEEEKAAE from the exons ATGGGGAAAAAGAAG GTTACAACAGAAGCTGCTGCAGATGAAACCCCAGTG CTGAGGAAGTCTCGACGGTTGTCGGAT aAAGAGTCGCAACAGCCAAAACCAGAACCAACAAAGAAG gtggttAAGACCAAAAAGGTGAGGGGGCCGGCAAAGGACAAATCAGAGGAGACAAAAGAGGAACCTcaggatgaaaaaaaagatgCCCCTGCTGAAGACGGAGAGGCCCAAGCTGAAGAG GCCAGTGCCGAAAATGGAAAGGAGGAGAAAGATGAAGAGGAGAAAGCAGCCGAGTAG
- the get1 gene encoding guided entry of tail-anchored proteins factor 1, producing MAACYAWFLVLGSVFLCNLMKTLLPSISSFLCKMVQKDAEQENEMRAEIHAMKKEQSSISMMDEFARYARLERKINKMTNNLKTHVKSRTAQQAKMKWVVNIVFYILQAALMISLIWKYYSDPVTVVPSKWIAPVERLVAFPTGVIGGVGITCWLVVCNKVVTLGLYAFS from the exons ATGGCGGCTTGCTATGCTTGGTTTCTCGTGCTTGGCTCTGTTTTTCTCTGCAATCTGATGAAAACACTCTTGCCGAGCATTTCCTCGTTT CTCTGCAAGATGGTGCAAAAAGATGCCGAGCAGGAGAACGAAATGAGGGCTGAAATCCACGCGATGAAGAAGGAGCAATCGTCAATCAGCATGATGGATGAGTTTGCTCGATATGCCCGATTGGAGCGAAAAATCAACAAGATGACGAATAATCTGAAAACACACG TTAAATCCAGGACTGCACAGCAAGCAAAAATGAAATGGGTTGTCAACATTGTCTTCTACATACTGCAG GCTGCTTTGATGATCTCTTTAATATGGAAGTATTACTCTGACCCGGTGACTGTGGTTCCGAGTAAATGGATTGCCCCTGTGGAGCGTCTTGTTGCATTCCCAACTGGAGTCATAG GTGGAGTCGGGATCACATGCTGGTTGGTAGTGTGCAACAAAGTGGTCACGCTTGGTCTGTACGCCTtcagttaa
- the LOC131134594 gene encoding uncharacterized protein LOC131134594 isoform X2 translates to MERGLACEAMSVNQPDSAVKSASDADTSRCNKEACQPCALPRIFPGSGRFHAHKTLEDKRLTPNKSEDSRLKLPPIREVKTCQLAARHSLNDLKNKNGDLQLQLIVVKTETRLLKNVLHRHSAALQQYQHLEGSICEIQDNHLSEVKAVRKILGETRTSCDVLGKKLQFAEKELFDSREKIQQLESQILQNPSLLEKEALSHQLEEATEELKEKDKRIWYLERSNKLLQCTLHRHVAAEQRKICRSNELFYCLQAQVYDLSQKIEERKREVRNHNLSALRFQIVTDKKDTKNKMIQTDEIVSASNEADSWLNFGHSEPDDDQSSSSTDNVPQRSLPVKYFKRDAPRTRKLTDLKEPCDPPIVGDYFDGKDISDASQGSEEADEEEDRTNQHKCTGSCRFAQSVIATLSNDGKKVHKSSQFRRKYVYSAATENLHMGKPAYSNLDQRGSSKDAVETLGGQSRTQPPAEELGLNADEEDGHPTLSDDISSHFSHHPYFNGSHL, encoded by the exons ATGGAACGTGGACTAGCTTGTGAG GCGATGAGTGTAAACCAGCCGGACTCTGCAGTGAAGAGTGCGAGTGACGCCGATACTTCAAGGTGCAACAAAGAAGCATGTCAACCGTGCGCCCTCCCTAGAATCTTCCCTGGATCAGGCAGGTTCCATGCACACAAGACTTTGGAGGACAAAAGGCTGACTCCAAATAAAAGTGAAG ACTCTAGGTTGAAACTGCCTCCAATCCGTGAGGTGAAGACCTGTCAACTGGCTGCTAGGCACAGCCTCAATgatctcaaaaacaaaaacggggACCTGCAGCTGCAGCTGATTGTGGTCAAGACGGAGACCAGACTGCTGAAGAATGTTTTGCACCGCCACTCGGCTGCCCTGCAGCAATATCAACACTTGGAGGGCAGCATTTGTGAG ATACAAGATAATCACCTAAGTGAGGTCAAGGCCGTGCGGAAGATTCTGGGAGAGACGCGCACCAGCTGCGATGTTCTGGGAAAGAAGCTGCAGTTCGCTGAGAAAGAGCTGTTCGACTCTCGGGAAAAGATCCAGCAGCTTGAATCGCAGATCTTGCAGAACCCTTCTTTGCTGGAGAAGGAAGCACTAAGCCACCAGTTGGAAGAAGCCACCGAAGAGCTGAAGGAGAAGGACAAGAGGATATGG TATTTGGAGAGGAGTAACAAGTTACTGCAGTGCACGCTCCACCGCCATGTAGCAGCAGAGCAGAGAAAGATATGCAGGAGCAATGAGCTTTTTTACTGTCTGCAAGCACAAGTGTATGATTTATCCCAAAAAATTGAA GAGCGAAAGAGGGAGGTGAGAAATCACAACCTTTCAGCTCTGAGATTCCAAATTGTCACGGACAAAAAAG acacaaaaaataagatgaTCCAGACTGATGAAATTGTCTCTGCATCCAATGAGGCTGACAGTTGGCTCAATTTCGGCCATTCTGAACCAGACGACGATCAGAGCTCATCCAGCACA GATAACGTACCACAGAGGTCGTTACCAGTTAAATACTTTAAGAGGGATGCACCACGCACTCGGAAGCTTACAG ACTTGAAGGAACCCTGTGATCCTCCAATCGTGGGAGACTATTTTGATGGAAAGGACATATCAGATGCTTCACAGGGGTCCGAGGAAGCGGACGAAGAGGAGGACCGGACGAACCAACATAAATGCACAGGCTCCTGCAGATTTGCTCAGTCTGTCATTGCAACTCTGTCCAATGATgggaaaaaagtacacaaaagcaGCCAGTTTAGACGGAAGTACGTATACTCTGCGGCAACTGAGAACCTGCATATGGGGAAGCCGGCCTACAGCAATTTGGACCAGCGGGGGTCTTCCAAAGATGCAGTAGAGACACTCGGTGGTCAGAGTCGCACACAACCACCAGCTGAAGAATTGGGACTAAATGCAGATGAGGAAGACGGCCATCCTACATTGTCAGATGACATTTCTAGTCATTTTAGCCATCATCCATACTTTAATGGATCCCACCTATAA
- the LOC131134594 gene encoding uncharacterized protein LOC131134594 isoform X1 → MERGLACEEAMSVNQPDSAVKSASDADTSRCNKEACQPCALPRIFPGSGRFHAHKTLEDKRLTPNKSEDSRLKLPPIREVKTCQLAARHSLNDLKNKNGDLQLQLIVVKTETRLLKNVLHRHSAALQQYQHLEGSICEIQDNHLSEVKAVRKILGETRTSCDVLGKKLQFAEKELFDSREKIQQLESQILQNPSLLEKEALSHQLEEATEELKEKDKRIWYLERSNKLLQCTLHRHVAAEQRKICRSNELFYCLQAQVYDLSQKIEERKREVRNHNLSALRFQIVTDKKDTKNKMIQTDEIVSASNEADSWLNFGHSEPDDDQSSSSTDNVPQRSLPVKYFKRDAPRTRKLTDLKEPCDPPIVGDYFDGKDISDASQGSEEADEEEDRTNQHKCTGSCRFAQSVIATLSNDGKKVHKSSQFRRKYVYSAATENLHMGKPAYSNLDQRGSSKDAVETLGGQSRTQPPAEELGLNADEEDGHPTLSDDISSHFSHHPYFNGSHL, encoded by the exons ATGGAACGTGGACTAGCTTGTGAG GAGGCGATGAGTGTAAACCAGCCGGACTCTGCAGTGAAGAGTGCGAGTGACGCCGATACTTCAAGGTGCAACAAAGAAGCATGTCAACCGTGCGCCCTCCCTAGAATCTTCCCTGGATCAGGCAGGTTCCATGCACACAAGACTTTGGAGGACAAAAGGCTGACTCCAAATAAAAGTGAAG ACTCTAGGTTGAAACTGCCTCCAATCCGTGAGGTGAAGACCTGTCAACTGGCTGCTAGGCACAGCCTCAATgatctcaaaaacaaaaacggggACCTGCAGCTGCAGCTGATTGTGGTCAAGACGGAGACCAGACTGCTGAAGAATGTTTTGCACCGCCACTCGGCTGCCCTGCAGCAATATCAACACTTGGAGGGCAGCATTTGTGAG ATACAAGATAATCACCTAAGTGAGGTCAAGGCCGTGCGGAAGATTCTGGGAGAGACGCGCACCAGCTGCGATGTTCTGGGAAAGAAGCTGCAGTTCGCTGAGAAAGAGCTGTTCGACTCTCGGGAAAAGATCCAGCAGCTTGAATCGCAGATCTTGCAGAACCCTTCTTTGCTGGAGAAGGAAGCACTAAGCCACCAGTTGGAAGAAGCCACCGAAGAGCTGAAGGAGAAGGACAAGAGGATATGG TATTTGGAGAGGAGTAACAAGTTACTGCAGTGCACGCTCCACCGCCATGTAGCAGCAGAGCAGAGAAAGATATGCAGGAGCAATGAGCTTTTTTACTGTCTGCAAGCACAAGTGTATGATTTATCCCAAAAAATTGAA GAGCGAAAGAGGGAGGTGAGAAATCACAACCTTTCAGCTCTGAGATTCCAAATTGTCACGGACAAAAAAG acacaaaaaataagatgaTCCAGACTGATGAAATTGTCTCTGCATCCAATGAGGCTGACAGTTGGCTCAATTTCGGCCATTCTGAACCAGACGACGATCAGAGCTCATCCAGCACA GATAACGTACCACAGAGGTCGTTACCAGTTAAATACTTTAAGAGGGATGCACCACGCACTCGGAAGCTTACAG ACTTGAAGGAACCCTGTGATCCTCCAATCGTGGGAGACTATTTTGATGGAAAGGACATATCAGATGCTTCACAGGGGTCCGAGGAAGCGGACGAAGAGGAGGACCGGACGAACCAACATAAATGCACAGGCTCCTGCAGATTTGCTCAGTCTGTCATTGCAACTCTGTCCAATGATgggaaaaaagtacacaaaagcaGCCAGTTTAGACGGAAGTACGTATACTCTGCGGCAACTGAGAACCTGCATATGGGGAAGCCGGCCTACAGCAATTTGGACCAGCGGGGGTCTTCCAAAGATGCAGTAGAGACACTCGGTGGTCAGAGTCGCACACAACCACCAGCTGAAGAATTGGGACTAAATGCAGATGAGGAAGACGGCCATCCTACATTGTCAGATGACATTTCTAGTCATTTTAGCCATCATCCATACTTTAATGGATCCCACCTATAA
- the LOC131134882 gene encoding glutamic acid-rich protein-like: MNVNQRDFALRTAAEGDAAKYSRDHSLICSLPRLQPGQRFLQTKSHACKAQEDKLNPYRRSEASKVKLPPIRDTGRPKDQSSNCIKELKNQNSILLQQLKESKSENKLLKNVLHRHTVALQQFQDLEGSISQIQDQHRNEVKALRKLLGETRLSRDRLAKKLQATEKELLDAKDRIQTLQWRVIQNPNLLEKEELTYRLNEITLQLEEKDKRIQFLEKSNMLLQGSLNRHVAIEQRKLYKTNDMSVGLQAQVNELAKKTQARMRESQTSISAIRSRKQLHKKGKQNKMVQTDEFISPCSDADSRLKSDFSESDDMLQPCQSPVTPEYVPKESQTSKRRKYINDATKYEVSASQDVPHQAPRRQVLGEESAMEECKDEAEVEEKQKERNRGQGDQNEEEEEEVEVKQKERNRGQGDQNEEEDDEEVTHEMNREQEDKNEEEEEDKLQERNRELEVENEEEEEEEEEEEEENVEMEDEEDERSEEHGGVAKGGKEETEELEEENEKQEEEKDEEEDADEKEERSLEERLLEQFKKIREDVYDDEENDIDEYEEEEEEEEEDDKEENGAEKEQEEEEEKAEGKDMEELEEDDDNDKKVDDESEDEDENEKEEYDEENEGKEEEEQDEEVWTSSRQSSVSCIANEPKLTPREPKRCSKPKLRRKYNFNPVTTNLHLGKPAYTGVQLRYYKGANVPVREETLYCRNRKRSIELLEDASLSDEQTSQPDATSDGSDLESKNNESCSWT; encoded by the exons ATGAATGTCAATCAGCGGGACTTTGCATTGAGGACTGCGGCTGAGGGGGATGCTGCAAAGTACAGCAGAGACCATTCCCTAATCTGCTCCCTCCCCAGACTTCAGCCAGGGCAACGCTTTTTGCAAACCAAGTCACATGCATGCAAAGCCCAAGAGGACAAACTGAACCCATATAGGCGAAGTGAAG CCTCCAAGGTCAAGTTACCTCCAATTCGGGATACTGGAAGGCCCAAGGACCAGTCTTCAAACTGCATTAAAGAGCTAAAAAACCAGAATTCTATACTGCTGCAACAACTAAAAGAGTCCAAGAGTGAGAACAAACTGTTGAAGAACGTTCTGCATCGACACACGGTGGCGCTGCAGCAGTTCCAAGATTTAGAAGGCAGTATTTCACAG ATACAGGACCAGCACAGAAACGAGGTAAAAGCTCTGCGGAAGCTCCTGGGTGAGACGCGCTTGAGCCGTGACAGGCTGGCAAAGAAGCTGCAGGCCACTGAGAAGGAGTTGTTGGACGCCAAAGACAGGATCCAGACCCTCCAGTGGAGGGTCATCCAGAACCCCAACCTGCTGGAGAAAGAGGAACTCACCTACAGGCTGAATGAGATCACCCTCCAGCTCGAGGAGAAGGACAAGAGGATACAG TTCCTGGAGAAGAGTAACATGCTGCTTCAAGGCTCACTCAATCGCCACGTAGCAATAGAACAGAGAAAACTGTACAAGACCAACGACATGTCTGTCGGCCTACAAGCACAAGTTAATGAATTAGCCAAGAAGACTCAA GCCAGGATGAGAGAATCGCAGACAAGCATATCTGCAATCAGATCCCGGAAACAGCTGCACAAAAAAG gcaaGCAAAACAAGATGGTCCAGACAGACGAATTCATCTCTCCATGCAGCGATGCCGACAGTCGCCTCAAGTCAGACTTTTCGGAGTCTGACGACATGCTGCAACCGTGCCAGAGCCCAGTCACCCCG GAATATGTGCCAAAGGAGTCTCAAACGAGTAAACGTAGAAAGTACATCAACGACGCTACTAAGTATGAAG TTTCAGCCTCTCAGGATGTCCCTCATCAAGCACCAAGAAGACAGGTCTTAGGAGAGGAGTCTGCGATGGAGGAGTGCAAGGACGAAGCAGAGGTGGAAGAGAAGCAGAAGGAGAGAAATAGGGGGCAGGGAGACCagaatgaagaggaggaggaggaggtggaagtGAAGCAAAAGGAGAGGAATAGGGGGCAGGGAGACCAgaatgaagaggaggatgacgagGAAGTGACGCATGAGATGAATAGGGAGCAGGAAGACAagaatgaagaggaggaggaagacaagCTGCAGGAAAGGAATAGGGAGCTGGAAGTCGagaatgaagaggaggaggaggaggaggaggaggaggaggaagaaaatgTGGAGATGGAAGATGAGGAGGACGAGAGATCAGAAGAGCACGGTGGTGTGGCAAAAGGGGGAAAAGAGGAGACGGAGGAGCTAGAGGAGGAGAATGAGaagcaggaggaggaaaaggatgaggaagaggatgcaGATGAAAAAGAAGAGAGGTCTCTAGAAGAACGCTTATTGGAGCAGTTTAAGAAAATAAGAGAAGATGTTTATGATGATGAGGAAAATGACATTGATGAgtatgaggaggaggaggaagaagaagaagaggacgaTAAGGAGGAGAATGGAGCAGAGAAggagcaagaggaggaggaagaaaaggCTGAAGGAAAAGATATGGAGGAGTTGGAGGAGGATGACGACAATGACAAAAAGGTGGATGACGAAAGCGAAGATGAGGATGAAAATGAGAAGGAAGAGTATGATGAGGAGAATGAAgggaaagaggaagaggagcaggatGAAGAGGTTTGGACATCCAGTCGACAAAGCTCTGTGTCCTGCATTGCCAACGAGCCCAAGTTGACACCGCGTGAGCCAAAGCGATGCTCGAAGCCTAAACTACGCCGCAAGTACAACTTCAACCCAGTAACCACGAACCTGCACTTGGGCAAGCCGGCCTACACCGGTGTGCAACTCAGGTACTACAAAGGTGCAAATGTGCCAGTGAGGGAGGAGACCCTTTACTGTCGCAACCGGAAACGTTCAATCGAGCTATTAGAGGACGCTTCGTTGAGCGACGAGCAGACCAGCCAACCGGATGCCACCAGTGATGGCTCGGATTTGGaatcaaaaaataatgaatcatGTTCATGGACTTAA